A region of Pyxidicoccus parkwaysis DNA encodes the following proteins:
- a CDS encoding tetratricopeptide repeat protein: MAKSMVERYEQLLRQDPTSSVFVELAKALLEKGDAARAIEVCGQGISHHPTSTVGRVLWGKALIQLGRPAEAMEQFDQAISIEKDNPYAYNLIGEVLLQRGLYRSALPILRKAVALQPNDGRVKLWLEQAQQALAGGPAPVFADLMGLEKTKSPKEGEAAEAEGEGAQEAAAAAAPKAAARLRAAALGDAAKLKPAEGGEAGARKATGAAEAGGQRAGGASASGPSGSGAADTSGPGAAGAGGASGRGTAGADASSPRANGAGGTAAHGAAGAGARGAAGGEDAGGRAGTDGALDTGIDLDSGAGDSGLSGRAATGEHAPVGTDGATGDVASSLGLINRQVPVLRPTPDTQLPGLDLSLDDEDSPTGDGASASSETPGASEDGTASSSDTASSGDSSDALQAALPEGTSELPLLLSGEFTTAKPTIPAAGGGLLGDLPPPEPTGQNPVAARAASPVRPSGGKRSLLDDIPDATAASPTVAAKAKAPAPDTEALTAAYEKELREKLAREAAKNSFIARHGVKIAGGVVAVLVLAIVIIGFIKINSDNGGQTLNEALARADDLTLQDTRASLDSALKQLQLAHEMDESSSRAWALTAWTHALLFADHGMSPDDRRQALEALEKPGVKEGSPGLVLATNVLVADDRGREPARRALLSSTEDSTEVHALAGSLLLTAKDEKKALERFDRALRASPANVRALVALGDYYLASEDFAQAVEMFERARKKSPEHPAARIGLAEARLALDQDLDAALADVAPLADDANLPASLKGRQQLIHGELLSARGKHDEARALLSKGAQGPMAFDFQLALGAASRAAGKLDAAQAAYEAALKLQPKSDEAREGLGRALLDRDRERDVLTRLDADGGRKVALVRGAAYARLGDWKRARAELARTRVNDRYPPEAVSWLALADAAEGNAPQARELLEKALAASKRPRNDMRLALGQVYWRERAFDKAQAQFEEAQKDPRDYEASCSLGRLLLARGLPDMALKPLTQAVERNGAHGESRDALGRTLLALGRTPEALKQFEAWQLENPGSAGAHKGFALALYHAGRRKEADGAVGRAVKLAPDDAEAYRLRAAILFAAGDGKGGFASLERANKLDPKDPDTFCEIAHAFLRQGNVDNADAAFAAARREGPDATCGRVGELYVQLPSGGRPAARTLEDLAARAPTVWDKAFAQATMARVLLGAGAVKDARTAADEAVRLAPYEGRSYLALGMVALKQRKEDEAKTALAKAVELEPTDGLAHLALADVLVRESAELPRAVESYEAFLRLAGGSPEAARVKKALPVLKKKAAR; encoded by the coding sequence ATGGCCAAGTCGATGGTGGAGCGATACGAGCAGCTCCTCCGGCAGGACCCTACTTCTTCCGTCTTCGTCGAGCTGGCCAAGGCCCTCCTTGAAAAGGGGGACGCGGCGCGTGCCATCGAGGTCTGCGGGCAGGGCATCTCCCACCACCCCACGTCTACTGTGGGACGGGTGTTGTGGGGCAAGGCGCTCATCCAGTTGGGGCGTCCCGCGGAGGCGATGGAGCAGTTCGACCAGGCCATCAGCATCGAGAAGGACAACCCCTACGCGTACAACCTCATCGGCGAGGTGTTGCTGCAGCGTGGGTTGTACCGCTCGGCGCTGCCGATTCTGCGCAAGGCCGTGGCGCTGCAGCCCAATGACGGGCGCGTGAAGCTGTGGCTGGAGCAGGCACAGCAGGCGCTGGCGGGCGGGCCCGCTCCGGTGTTCGCGGACCTGATGGGACTGGAGAAGACGAAGTCCCCGAAGGAGGGCGAGGCCGCGGAGGCGGAAGGGGAGGGCGCGCAGGAGGCGGCTGCCGCGGCGGCGCCCAAGGCGGCCGCGAGGCTGCGGGCCGCGGCGCTCGGTGACGCCGCGAAGCTGAAGCCGGCCGAGGGTGGCGAGGCGGGTGCGCGCAAGGCGACTGGCGCGGCCGAGGCGGGTGGCCAGCGCGCGGGTGGAGCCTCAGCGAGCGGTCCATCCGGCAGTGGCGCGGCCGACACGAGCGGGCCGGGTGCGGCTGGCGCGGGTGGTGCGTCGGGTCGTGGCACGGCCGGGGCTGATGCGAGCAGTCCTCGCGCGAATGGGGCAGGTGGCACTGCTGCCCACGGCGCGGCCGGGGCGGGCGCACGCGGTGCCGCTGGCGGCGAGGATGCCGGCGGACGTGCGGGCACCGATGGCGCGCTCGATACGGGCATCGACTTGGACAGCGGTGCCGGTGACTCGGGCCTGTCCGGCCGCGCGGCCACGGGGGAGCATGCTCCCGTCGGAACCGATGGTGCCACGGGCGACGTGGCGTCCTCGCTCGGTCTCATCAACCGTCAGGTCCCGGTGCTGCGGCCTACGCCGGACACCCAGCTCCCGGGCCTGGACCTCTCGCTCGACGACGAGGACTCGCCCACGGGCGACGGCGCCTCGGCTTCCTCCGAAACACCGGGCGCCTCCGAGGACGGAACCGCGTCCTCTTCGGACACGGCTTCCTCCGGTGACTCCTCGGACGCGCTCCAGGCCGCCCTTCCCGAGGGTACCAGCGAGCTGCCGCTGCTCCTCTCCGGCGAGTTCACCACCGCCAAGCCGACGATTCCCGCCGCTGGAGGCGGGCTCCTCGGCGACCTGCCGCCTCCCGAGCCCACCGGGCAGAACCCCGTCGCCGCGCGCGCGGCCTCGCCGGTGCGCCCGTCGGGTGGCAAGCGCTCGCTGCTCGATGACATCCCGGACGCGACGGCGGCCTCGCCCACCGTCGCCGCGAAGGCGAAGGCCCCCGCGCCGGACACCGAGGCGCTCACCGCCGCCTACGAGAAGGAGCTGCGCGAGAAGCTGGCGCGCGAGGCCGCGAAGAACTCCTTCATCGCCCGGCACGGCGTGAAGATTGCCGGCGGCGTGGTGGCGGTGCTGGTGCTCGCCATCGTCATCATCGGCTTCATCAAGATCAACTCGGACAACGGCGGCCAGACGCTGAACGAGGCGCTGGCCCGGGCCGACGACCTCACGCTCCAGGACACGCGAGCCTCACTGGACTCGGCGCTGAAGCAGCTCCAGCTCGCGCACGAGATGGACGAGAGCAGCAGCCGCGCCTGGGCGCTCACCGCCTGGACGCACGCGCTCCTCTTCGCGGACCACGGCATGTCTCCCGACGACCGGCGCCAGGCGCTGGAGGCGCTGGAGAAGCCGGGCGTGAAGGAGGGCTCGCCGGGGCTGGTGCTCGCCACCAACGTGCTGGTGGCGGATGACCGGGGCCGCGAGCCCGCCCGCCGCGCGCTGCTGTCCTCCACCGAGGACAGCACCGAGGTCCACGCGCTCGCCGGCAGCCTCCTGCTGACGGCGAAGGACGAGAAGAAGGCGCTGGAGCGCTTCGACCGCGCCCTCCGCGCCTCGCCCGCCAACGTGCGCGCGCTGGTGGCGCTGGGTGACTACTACCTCGCCTCCGAGGACTTCGCGCAGGCCGTCGAGATGTTCGAGCGCGCCCGCAAGAAGTCCCCCGAGCACCCCGCCGCCCGCATCGGCCTCGCCGAGGCGCGGCTCGCGCTGGACCAGGATTTGGACGCGGCGCTCGCGGACGTGGCGCCGCTCGCGGACGACGCGAACCTGCCGGCCTCGCTCAAGGGGCGCCAGCAGCTCATCCATGGCGAGCTGCTCTCCGCCCGAGGCAAGCACGACGAGGCCCGCGCCCTCCTGAGCAAGGGCGCGCAGGGGCCCATGGCCTTCGACTTCCAGCTCGCGCTCGGCGCCGCCAGCCGCGCCGCGGGCAAGCTGGACGCGGCGCAGGCCGCCTACGAGGCCGCCCTCAAGCTGCAGCCCAAGAGCGACGAGGCCCGCGAGGGCCTGGGCCGGGCCCTGCTGGATAGAGACCGCGAGCGCGACGTGCTGACGCGTCTGGACGCGGACGGGGGCCGCAAGGTGGCCCTGGTGCGCGGCGCCGCCTACGCGCGCCTCGGTGACTGGAAGCGCGCCCGCGCGGAGCTGGCGCGCACGCGCGTGAATGACCGCTACCCGCCGGAGGCCGTCTCGTGGCTGGCCCTGGCCGACGCCGCCGAGGGCAACGCGCCCCAGGCGCGCGAGCTGCTGGAGAAGGCCCTGGCCGCGTCCAAGCGTCCGCGCAACGACATGCGGCTGGCGCTGGGGCAGGTGTACTGGCGCGAGCGCGCCTTCGACAAGGCGCAGGCCCAGTTCGAGGAGGCGCAGAAGGACCCGCGCGACTACGAGGCGTCCTGCTCGCTGGGGCGGCTGCTGCTGGCGCGCGGGCTGCCGGACATGGCCCTCAAGCCGCTGACGCAGGCGGTGGAGCGCAACGGCGCGCACGGCGAGTCTCGCGACGCGCTGGGCCGCACGCTGCTGGCCCTGGGCCGCACGCCGGAGGCCCTCAAGCAGTTCGAGGCGTGGCAGCTGGAGAACCCGGGCAGCGCCGGGGCGCACAAGGGCTTCGCGCTGGCGCTGTACCACGCCGGCCGCCGCAAGGAGGCGGACGGTGCGGTGGGCCGCGCGGTGAAGCTGGCGCCGGATGACGCGGAGGCGTACCGGCTGCGCGCCGCCATCCTCTTCGCCGCCGGAGACGGGAAGGGCGGCTTCGCCTCGCTGGAGCGCGCCAACAAGCTGGACCCGAAGGACCCGGACACCTTCTGCGAGATTGCCCACGCCTTCCTGCGCCAGGGGAACGTGGACAATGCGGACGCGGCCTTCGCCGCCGCCCGCCGCGAGGGGCCGGACGCCACCTGTGGCCGCGTGGGCGAGCTCTACGTGCAGCTCCCCTCGGGTGGACGCCCGGCGGCGCGGACGCTGGAGGACCTGGCGGCCCGCGCGCCCACCGTCTGGGACAAGGCCTTCGCGCAGGCCACCATGGCGCGGGTGCTGCTCGGCGCGGGCGCGGTGAAGGACGCGCGCACCGCGGCGGACGAGGCGGTGCGGCTGGCGCCGTACGAGGGCCGCTCCTATCTGGCGCTGGGCATGGTGGCGCTCAAGCAGCGCAAGGAGGACGAGGCGAAGACGGCGCTGGCGAAGGCGGTGGAGCTGGAGCCCACGGACGGCCTGGCCCACCTGGCGCTGGCGGACGTGCTGGTGCGCGAGTCGGCGGAGTTGCCCCGCGCGGTGGAGTCCTACGAAGCCTTCCTGCGGCTGGCGGGAGGCTCACCGGAAGCGGCGCGCGTGAAGAAGGCGCTGCCCGTGCTCAAGAAGAAGGCGGCCAGATAG